Proteins from a single region of Strix aluco isolate bStrAlu1 chromosome 5, bStrAlu1.hap1, whole genome shotgun sequence:
- the CALU gene encoding LOW QUALITY PROTEIN: calumenin (The sequence of the model RefSeq protein was modified relative to this genomic sequence to represent the inferred CDS: inserted 1 base in 1 codon; deleted 1 base in 1 codon), protein MLPGGEPEKRDLGCTRHSLPMGSHLVPERCLRPTMSVPQLLLCLSLSMLCISSKPTEKKDRVHHDPQLSDKVHDDAQNFDYDHDAFLGADEAKTFDQLTPEESKERLGVIVGKIDTDKDGFVTEGELKAWIKKAQKKYVYDSVERQWQEFDMNQDGFISWDEYRNVTYGTYLDDPDPDDGFNYKQMMVRDERRFKMADKDGDLTATKEEFTAFLHPEEYEYMKDIVVQETMEDIDKNGDGFIDLEEYIGEVTLYSHDGDADEPEWVKTEREQFVEFRDKNRDGKMDKEETKDWILPSDYDHAEAEARHLVYESDRTQDGKLTRXEIVEKYDLFVGSQATDFGEALVRHDEF, encoded by the exons ATGCTGCCGGGGGGTGAGCCAGAAAAACGGGATTTGGGTTGTACGAGACATTCCCTCCCGATGGGGTCACATCTCGTTCCCGAGCG GTGCCTGCGACCCACCATGAGCGTCCCTCAGCTCCTCCTGTGCCTGTCTCTCTCCATGCTCTGCATCTCCAGCAAACCCACCGAGAAGAAAGACCGGGTCCACCACGACCCCCAGCTCAGCGACAAGGTCCACGACGACGCCCAGAACTTCGACTACGACCACGACGCTTTTCTTGGCGCCGATGAGGCCAAAACCTTCGATCAGCTCACGCCAGAGGAGAGCAAGGAGAGACTcgg agTGATTGTAGGTAAGATAGACACGGATAAGGATGGGTTTGTGACGGAGGGGGAGCTGAAAGCCTGGATTAAGAAGGCCCAGAAGAAATACGTGTATGACAGTGTCGAACGCCAGTGGCAGGAGTTTGACATGAACCAAGATGGATTTATCTCCTGGGATGAGTACAGAAACGTGACATATGGCACTTACCTCG ACGACCCCGACCCCGACGACGGATTTAATTACAAACAAATGATGGTGCGAGACGAGCGCCGCTTCAAGATGGCCGACAAGGACGGAGACTTGACCGCCACCAAGGAAGAGTTCACCGCCTTCCTGCACCCCGAGGAGTACGAGTACATGAAAGACATAGTCGTGCAG GAGACCATGGAGGACATTGACAAGAACGGCGACGGCTTCATCGACCTGGAGGAGTACATCGGTGAG GTGACATTGTACAGCCACGACGGGGACGCCGACGAGCCCGAGTGGGTGAAAACGGAACGGGAACAATTTGTGGAATTTCGGGATAAAAATCGCGACGGGAAAATGGACAAAGAAGAAACCAAAGATTGGATCCTCCCGTCG GACTACGACCACGCCGAGGCCGAGGCGCGACACCTCGTCTACGAATCCGACAGGA CTCAGGACGGCAAATTGACCC GAGAGATCGTGGAGAAGTACGACCTGTTCGTGGGGAGCCAGGCCACGGACTTCGGCGAGGCCTTGGTGCGACACGACGAGTTCTGA